TGTGCAGCGCCGGGGGCGACTGCGTGGGACGAAGATGCCCGGTGCTACACAGTAGCCGGGAGGGAGGTGGCGAGCGCTGGGGCAGGTTGCAAGGGAGGAGGATGTTCAGTGCCGCACGGTACCGAGGCCGGGGCGGCGCTGCCCGGTACCGAGGACCCTGCgcagggaagggatggtgaCGGTGCCCGGCGCCTCCCGACTCACCTGCAGGCCGGCGGCCTCGGCGTTGTGccgctcctccagctcctgcagctgcctctcCAGGGACTGGTGGGCGCCGCGCAGGCTCTCCATCTCCGCCAGCCGGGCCTGCAGCTGGCGGCGGCACTCGCCGGCCTCCCGCCGGCTGGCTCGCACGGCCTCCTGGCTGCGGGCCGCCCGCTCGTGGAGGCGGGCGCAGCGGGCGCGGTACCAGTCCTCGGCCGCCTGCAGGTTGCGGGCCGCCAGCGCCTCGTACTGTGCGCGCAGCTCCCGCAGCGCTGCCGCCAGGTCGGGCCGCCCGGGTGGTGCCGGAGGCGCGGCGGCGCGGAGCACGGCGCCCAGCTGGGCCAGCTGCTCGGCGTGGGCGCTGCGCAGCGCCGCCAGCTCCtcccgcagcgccgccgcccgccgctccAGGTCGGCGCGGTCGCGGGCGGCACCCTCGGCCGCCTGCTGCCGGGAGCGCAGCGCCTGCTCCGCCTCGGCGCGGCCCCGCGCCTCCTCCTCGCAGCGCGCCCGCAGCCGCTGCGTCTCCTCGGCCAGGCGCGCCCGCTCCAGCGCCGCCTGCGCCCGCTCCCCGTGCGCTTCCTCCAGGCGGGCGCGCAGGGCGCGCAGCTCCCCGCCCAGCAGCTGGCCCAGCCGGCGCGGCTCGGCCGACCGCTGCCGCAGCCCCGCCAGCTCCGCCGCCAGCGCCCGGTTCCGCTCCTCCAGCGCCCGCACCCGCTCGATGTAGCCGGCGAAGCGCTCGTTGAggccctgcagctgctccttcTCGCTGgcccgcgcccgccgcggcTCGGCGCTGAGCtcccgccccagccccggctccgCGCCCGGGCGAGCCCGCCGGCCTGCCGACCCCTCGGGGCGCCGCGGGGCCTCCGCGAAGAGGTGGCGGTAGGAGGCGGCCAGCGCCGCCGGCTCCGCGCTGTAGCTCATGGCTGCGGAGCCCGAGTGGCGGCGGCGGTGGCGCTTATGTACGGCAGGGCGGGGCGCAGCGCggagcggggcgcggggcggggcgcttcggcggggagggggagcggCGCGGTGCGCGGTGCGCGGTGCTGGACGCGGTGCGGTGCGGTGCGGTGCgcgcccccggggccgccgcggtgGAAGGCGGCGGGAGCTGTCCGTGCCCTGCGGTGCTGAAGAGCTGTGGCGGCGGGCGGTGCACGGGATGGGACAGATGGAAGGACACACAAAGAGCACACAAACATACACGGGCAGATGGACAaggtcacacacacacaaaaagacagacGGACGTACAGGCACGCGAAAGGGGACAGGCACATTCACAGTAagatgcacacatacacacactcagAGCCAGACAGACAAAGGGACAAGAAGACGTGCAGAGAAACACACAGATGCACACGCAGATGCACAGGCAAGGAGAGgcagaaacacagaaggaaGCAGGCAGAAATGGGCAGGTGGAGAGACAGAGGCAGGCAGACGGACGGAGAGACAAAGAGTCAGGCGGACAGACAGGCACACATacatgcgcacacacacacatgcacaccaCCACCAAATCACTCTTGCTGGGgtctccccagccccccctgTCCACgcaagcactggaacaggcttcccagagaggttgtggggtctccttctctggaaatattaaaaaactgtctggacacattcctgtgcaacctgctctaggtgtACCTGTTTTAGCAGGGGGGTTAGAttagatgacctccagagatcccttccaacccaaaccattctgtgtgATTCCGTGATTCCAGTGGGCTGGGCCTTACTACTGGCAGGGGTTTGCTGGGAGTACCCAGAGATGTAGAGCTGATGGGAAGCAGGACACACACACCACACCTCGAGATCAAGCACTGTTGCCCAGGAACACGGTACCCCAGAGAAAGACCTGCCAAGACACCAGTGGGGAGTGACAGGTCCCGGGGAAGAGCAACACAAAATGTGGCTGTGAGATGGAAAAACACTGTGATCCAGGCATGAGGAATGTGGTGAAATGTGCAACTGGATCCTGCCTCCTGCTGTACATCTCTGTGCCACTGAGCTCTGCACTGATGTTCAGTTCCTCTACTCCACTTGTGCCTGTTTCTCCTCACAGGTGACCAGGGGACAGGACAAGTGAGGTCCAGCAGATGAGCGAGGAGGACAAACGAGCCAGGGCTGGCACTGGAGAGATCCATGACTTCCAGAAGATATGTCACTGTTTCAAATGGATCAGCCAAATGGGGAGAGATGGTGCTGGGACTGACATCTCCTTGGGCTCAGAAGTTAGTCATAACTGTGGCTCCAGAGGAAGCCCTGCAAGCATGGCAGCAACTTTGGCTGGAGTGCACAGGAGCACCGACTACAGCCATGCTTTAGAAAGGCATTGCCTGGGGCAGAAACCCCATGGAGGAAATCTTCCCTTTCACTCGGGAGTGAGGTGAGCCCAGCCCAAGGCAGAGCACTGCCCCTCTGCGGCCGCAGGCTGGTCCTAGGCGTGCAATTGGGGATTGCCCATAGGATGAACGAACACACATATAAACCCTACCTTAGTCCTTTCCATGTGTCCCATAGGACACAGGAGGAAGTAGAAGTGTTGGTCAGTGGAGataaggaagaaagaggagctATACACACACTTGGGTGAAAGACCTGG
The genomic region above belongs to Caloenas nicobarica isolate bCalNic1 chromosome 7, bCalNic1.hap1, whole genome shotgun sequence and contains:
- the INA gene encoding LOW QUALITY PROTEIN: alpha-internexin (The sequence of the model RefSeq protein was modified relative to this genomic sequence to represent the inferred CDS: deleted 2 bases in 1 codon), with product MFVCSLCVLPSVPSRAPPAATALQHRRARTAPAAFHRGGPGGAHRTAPHRVQHRTAHRAAPPPRRSAPPRAPLRAAPRPAVHKRHRRRHSGSAAMSYSAEPAALAASYRHLFAEAPRRPEGSAGRRARPGAEPGLGRELSAEPRRARASEKEQLQGLNERFAGYIERVRALEERNRALAAELAGLRQRSAEPRRLGQLLGGELRALRARLEEAHGERAQAALERARLAEETQRLRARCEEEARGRAEAEQALRSRQQAAEGAARDRADLERRAAALREELAALRSAHAEQLAQLGAVLRAAAPPAPPGRPDLAAALRELRAQYEALAARNLQAAEDWYRARCARLHERAARSQEAVRASRREAGECRRQLQARLAEMESLRGAHQSLERQLQELEERHNAEAAGLQDTIGQLEDDLRNTKNEMARHLREYQDLLNVKMALDIEIAAYRKLLEGEENLFSMGSAGLSAPNPLPNPTYSFQPRGFSSSTLSFMEEEQGEVIKVTSKISTSRAEVFGGTITSAKKKGRLNLHEGIVANAKM